The following are from one region of the Paenibacillus sp. JZ16 genome:
- a CDS encoding helix-turn-helix domain-containing protein: protein MDVKEAAEYLGLSKYLVRKMVKENKIPYTKSYRDISFHKAILDSWMRGDFIPGRVALILDDECIEYDLRDALSEHYRRYPELVEMKHEIPLTLPNDNYHIEVRDDWVSISIKSASGSVSSQMFLNNQVIDHLLHIVKAKRSPE, encoded by the coding sequence ATGGATGTGAAGGAAGCTGCCGAGTATTTAGGGCTCTCTAAATATTTAGTTCGCAAAATGGTAAAGGAAAACAAAATTCCTTACACTAAGAGTTACAGGGATATCTCCTTTCATAAGGCGATTCTTGATTCATGGATGCGTGGCGATTTTATTCCAGGTAGAGTTGCTCTAATTCTTGATGATGAATGTATCGAATATGACCTTAGAGATGCACTTAGTGAACATTACCGAAGGTACCCTGAGCTAGTTGAAATGAAACACGAGATACCGCTAACTTTACCCAACGATAATTATCACATTGAAGTTCGTGATGACTGGGTATCTATTTCAATTAAATCAGCATCAGGTTCGGTATCTTCGCAAATGTTTCTCAACAATCAAGTTATTGATCACCTTTTGCATATTGTAAAGGCAAAGAGGTCACCAGAATAA
- a CDS encoding helix-turn-helix domain-containing protein, whose product MSVRKVTLTVKEVSEMLGISSAKIYEMVRTKQIPSIKVGSRVVFHEDVLREWMGAATVSPRGPLLTPLPSDRGDSDDQLSGMRYEMHLSSETICFIQTVLEIQEADIKKHLDEVFEESATKSVYYKDRPEDLEKRRLYAQRRYHALILALDEIDREFARAQRRELK is encoded by the coding sequence ATGTCCGTTAGAAAAGTAACACTAACCGTAAAAGAAGTCTCCGAGATGTTGGGTATATCAAGTGCAAAAATATACGAAATGGTCAGAACAAAGCAAATTCCCAGCATCAAAGTAGGTAGTAGAGTTGTTTTCCATGAGGACGTACTACGTGAGTGGATGGGAGCAGCGACTGTCTCGCCAAGAGGACCACTGTTAACTCCCCTACCTTCTGACCGAGGTGATTCAGATGATCAGCTATCTGGAATGCGATATGAAATGCATTTATCGAGTGAAACAATTTGCTTTATCCAAACAGTCTTAGAAATTCAAGAAGCTGATATAAAAAAGCATTTAGACGAAGTATTCGAGGAAAGTGCAACAAAAAGCGTTTATTATAAAGATAGACCTGAGGATTTAGAAAAGCGTAGGTTGTATGCCCAGCGTAGATACCACGCTTTAATTCTTGCTCTTGATGAAATTGATCGTGAATTTGCTAGAGCTCAACGGCGAGAACTCAAATGA